Proteins encoded together in one Prunus dulcis chromosome 3, ALMONDv2, whole genome shotgun sequence window:
- the LOC117621183 gene encoding DNA ligase 6-like isoform X1, whose amino-acid sequence MASSSSSTTKTQTLDSTRLFLTALATFSHQPNPPQLSFPPIPSTFPHSKLIPKTRFSVDAFRHAGDHSVSYFLSHFHSDHYGGLSPNWAKGVVFCSQTTARLLNEVLKVSSLFVVALPLDEAVVIDGCEVVLIDANHCPGAVQFLFKVPGLNGKFERYVHTGDFRFSGSMKSDPFLCEFVGSDAIFLDTTYCNPKFVFPLQEESVNYVASLIETVGGEYKSSMKNVLFLVATYVIGKEKILLEIARRCNRKVHVDAQKMAVLRVLGYGESGVFTEDECESDVHVVGWNVLGETWPYFRPNFVKMKEIMVEKGYSKVVGFVPTGWTYEVKRNKFSVRSKDSFEIHLVPYSEHSNYDELREYVRFLKPKHVIPTVGLDVEKLDSKHASKMQKHFAGLVDEMANKKEFLRGFLLGSIEVGDNVENESNNGPIEGLDQEKEAMPSDKDTVHMELSSSLQEPDPQNPMVLNDEEVEKIIQELRDCLPTWVTQEQMLDLIGSSGGDIVESVSNFYERETEFHDQVISSTIAVSESQTSSLCDSGSLPKGGSVKSIPYGSTDVPSSQEYISLKPRNVIKSEISPGKRARNTNNKVNKRVKLNSKLDSRGPKQLAITKFFSKVLPDVQETLEIGSMDEQNLKDESLPHDDTKSYRDEIDQFLQIIDGTESLESYAATILRKTNGDINEALNIYYCNREVRSGKNEAGLVVDSGKMKPTADSSVEVSLQENVKTTVLSLPPEKYNPTEDACWSCGQRAPYLHLARTFDLLEDEKGKIKATSMLCNMFRSLLALSPEDVLPSVYLCTNKIAADHENVELNIGGSLVTSALEDACGTSRSKIREMYNELGDLGDVAQACRQTQKLLAPPSPLLIKDVFFALQKISVQTGSGSTGRKKSLIVNLMRSCREKEMKFLVRTLVRNLRIGAMMKTVLPALAQAVVMNSSHNFNHEGAVQSLKDRLQLHSAAVVEAYNVLPNLDLVVPSLMDKGIGFSSSTLSMVPGIPIKPMLAKITNGVQQALKLLGNKALTCEYKYDGQRAQIHKLVDGSVRVFSRNGDESTSRFPDLIKIINESCKPDAVTFILDAEVVAIDRKNGLKLMSFQELSSRGRGSRDTSITLDSIKVDICVFVFDIMFANGQQLLGFPLRKRRKYLKDMFYDEKLGYFEYAKEMTVEADDACLTSEATLTKINCFLENAFLSSCEGIMVKSLDVDAGYSPSKRTDTWLKVKRDYMEGSNDSLDLVPIGAWHGNGRKAGWHSPFLMACYNPDTEDFQSVCRVMSGFSDSFYTEMKSFFSGDKILSRKPPYYKTAEAPDMWFPPELVWEIKGADFTVSPVHQAALGLVHPSRGISIRFPRYVRTVADRKPDECSTSEDIAAMFCSQTRKMDVAED is encoded by the exons AtggcctcctcctcctcctccacaaccaaaacccaaaccctTGATTCCACCCGCCTCTTCCTCACTGCCCTCGCCACCTTTTCCCACCAACCCAACCCTCCCCAGCTCTCTTTCCCTCCAATTCCCTCCACATTCCCTCACTCCAAACTCATCCCCAAAACCCGTTTCTCCGTCGATGCATTTCGCCACGCAGGCGATCACTCCGTCTCCTACTTCCTCTCCCATTTCCACTCCGATCACTATGGCGGCCTCTCCCCCAATTGGGCTAAAGGCGTTGTCTTTTGTTCACAGACCACCGCTCGTCTTCTCAACGAGGTGCTCAAAGTCTCTTCGCTTTTCGTGGTCGCTTTGCCGCTCGACGAAGCAGTGGTAATAGATGGCTGTGAGGTTGTGCTTATTGACGCGAATCACTGTCCGGGTGCGGTTCAATTCTTGTTTAAAGTTCCGGGTTTGAATGGAAAGTTTGAGAGGTACGTTCATACTGGCGATTTTCGGTTTTCTGGTTCGATGAAGTCAGACCCTTTTTTGTGTGAATTTGTGGGTTCGGATGCGATTTTCTTGGACACCACCTATTGTAATCCGAAGTTTGTGTTTCCACTGCAAGAAGAATCTGTTAATTATGTTGCTAGTTTGATAGAAACAGTAGGGGGTGAATATAAAAGTTCTATGAaaaatgttttgtttcttgtagCTACTTATGTTATTGGGAAAGAGAAGATTTTGCTGGAAATTGCTCGTAGGTGTAATCGTAAAGTACATGTGGATGCCCAAAAAATGGCGGTGTTGCGTGTTTTGGGCTACGGAGAGAGTGGGGTATTTACAGAGGATGAGTGCGAAAGTGATGTACATGTTGTTGGGTGGAATGTCTTGGGCGAGACTTGGCCATATTTTAGGCCTAATTTTGTGAAAATGAAGGAGATAATGGTTGAGAAAGGGTACTCTAAGGTTGTGGGTTTTGTTCCTACTGGTTGGACTTATGAAGTGAAGCGTAACAAGTTTTCAGTGAGGTCAAAGGATTCGTTTGAGATCCATCTTGTACCGTATAGTGAACATTCTAACTATGATGAACTTAGGGAATATGTGAGGTTTTTGAAACCAAAGCATGTTATTCCTACGGTGGGCTTGGATGTTGAAAAGCTTGATAGTAAGCATGCCAGTAAAATGCAAAAGCATTTTGCTGGGTTAGTCGATGAAATGGCAAACAAGAAAGAGTTCTTGAGGGGCTTTCTTCTTGGATCCATAGAAGTTGGTGACAATGTTGAAAATGAGTCCAACAATGGTCCTATTGAAGGGCTGGATCAAGAGAAAGAGGCAATGCCATCTGATAAGGATACTGTGCACATGGAATTATCATCTTCTCTACAAGAACCTGATCCACAAAATCCAATGGTATTAAATGATGAAGAAGTAGAGAAAATCATTCAAGAACTTCGTGATTGTTTGCCCACATGGGTCACTCAAGAGCAGATGTTAGATCTGATTGGAAGCTCAGGAGGGGACATTGTTGAATCAGTTTCCAATTTTTACGAACGCGAAACAGAATTTCATGATCAAGTAATTTCTTCTACAATTGCTGTTTCTGAATCCCAGACCAGCTCACTTTGTGACTCTGGATCACTCCCAAAAGGAGGTTCTGTTAAGAGCATTCCATATGGAAGTACTGACGTTCCTTCAAGTCAAGAATATATCTCACTGAAGCCAAGGAATGTAATTAAAAGTGAAATTTCTCCTGGAAAAAGGGCGAGAAACACTAATAATAAGGTAAACAAAAGGGTTAAATTAAATTCCAAATTGGATTCACGTGGGCCAAAGCAACTGGCAATAACAAAGTTTTTTAGTAAAGTTTTGCCTGATGTTCAAGAAACTCTGGAGATTGGATCAATGGATGAACAAAACCTTAAAGATGAAAGTTTGCCCCATGATGACACCAAATCATACAGAGATGAGATAGATCAGTTTCTTCAGATAATAGATGGTACTGAATCATTAGAAAGCTATGCTGCCACCATTCTGAGGAAGACAAATGGAGATATCAATGAGGCGCTGAATATATATTACTGTAATCGCGAGGTTAGGTCTGGTAAAAATGAAGCAGGGTTGGTGGTTGATTCAGGGAAAATGAAGCCAACAGCTGATTCATCTGTGGAGGTATCATTACAAGAGAATGTAAAAACAACTGTTCTGTCATTACCACCAGAAAAATACAATCCTACAGAAGATG CGTGCTGGAGCTGTGGACAGCGCGCTCCATATTTACATCTTGCACGAACTTTTGACTTACTTGAGGATGAAAAAGGCAAGATAAAAGCTACTTCTATGCTCTGCAATATGTTCAGAAG TTTGCTTGCCTTGTCTCCTGAGGATGTGCTGCCTTCAGTGTATTTGTGCACAAATAAGATTGCTGCAGACCATGAAAATGTG GAGCTAAACATTGGTGGAAGTTTGGTCACATCAGCACTGGAAGATGCATGTGGCACAAGCCGATCCAAAATAAGGGAGATGTACAATGAGTTGGGTGATCTAG GTGATGTGGCTCAAGCATGCCGGCAGACACAGAAGCTACTTGCCCCTCCTTCACCGCTTCTAATAAAAGACGTATTTTTCGCACTCCAAAAGATAAG TGTACAAACAGGTAGTGGGAGCACTGGTCGAAAGAAAAGCCTCATTGTGAATCTCATGCGCTCTTGtagagagaaagaaatgaagtttCTTGTTAGAACTTTG GTTAGGAATTTGCGGATTGGAGCAATGATGAAAACTGTTCTACCTGCTCTGGCTCAAGCTGTTGTCATGAATTCCTCTCATAACTTCAATCATGAAGGAGCAGTACAAAGTTTGAAAGATAGGCTTcag CTCCATTCAGCAGCTGTGGTCGAAGCATACAATGTACTGCCCAATTTG GATTTGGTCGTTCCTTCTCTCATGGACAAAGGCATTGGATTCTCTTCATCAACTTTGTCAATGGTTCCAGGAATACCTATTAAGCCAATGCTTGCAAA AATCACAAATGGTGTTCAGCAAGCACTAAAGCTCTTAGGAAATAAAGCTTTGACCTGTGAATACAA ATACGATGGTCAGCGTgcccaaattcacaaattagTTGATGGGTCTGTGCGTGTTTTTTCACGAAATGGGGACGAATCAACGTCAAGATTTCCAGATCTGATCAAGATAATTAATGAATCTTGTAAGCCTGATGCAGTCACTTTCATACTAGATGCGGAG GTGGTTGCAATTGATAGGAAGAATGGTCTGAAGCTAATGTCTTTCCAAGAGTTGTCTTCACGTGGGAGAGGGAGCAGAGATACATCAATTACATTGGATAGCATAAAG GTTGACATTTGTGTATTTGTCTTTGATATCATGTTCGCCAATGGACAGCA GTTGTTGGGCTTTCCTCTACGGAAAAGACGAAAAT ATTTGAAAGATATGTTTTATGATGAGAAGTTGGGTTATTTTGAGTATGCCAAGGAAATGACA GTCGAAGCAGATGATGCTTGTTTAACCAGTGAAGCGACGTTAACGAAGATCAACTGTTTTCTCGAAAATGCATTCCTCTCCTCATGTGAAGGGATTATGGTTAAATCTTTAGATGTTGACGCTGGATATTCTCCATCAAAGCGTACAGATACATGGTTAAAG GTCAAGCGAGACTACATGGAAGGATCAAATGACTCTCTTGATTTAGTCCCTATTGGAGCTTGGCATGGAAATGGGAGAAAGGCAGGCTG GCACAGTCCATTTCTTATGGCATGTTATAACCCTGATACTGAGGATTTCCAAAGCGTCTGCCGTGTCATGTCTGGGTTCTCAGATTCATTTTACACTGAG ATGAAAAGTTTCTTTTCTGGAGACAAGATCTTGTCCAGAAAACCACCTTATTATAAAACCGCTGAGGCGCCTGATATGTGGTTTCCTCCGGAACTTGTATGGGAAATAAAAGGTGCAGACTTTACTGTGTCTCCTGTTCACCAGGCTGCCCTAGGTTTAGTTCATCCATCACGTGGAATTTCAATCAGATTCCCAAGATACGTTCGCACTGTGGCTGATAGAAAACCAGATGAATGTAGCACATCTGAAGATATAGCTGCGATGTTTTGTTCCCAGACAAGGAAGATGGACGTTGCTGaagattga
- the LOC117621183 gene encoding DNA ligase 6-like isoform X2: protein MASSSSSTTKTQTLDSTRLFLTALATFSHQPNPPQLSFPPIPSTFPHSKLIPKTRFSVDAFRHAGDHSVSYFLSHFHSDHYGGLSPNWAKGVVFCSQTTARLLNEVLKVSSLFVVALPLDEAVVIDGCEVVLIDANHCPGAVQFLFKVPGLNGKFERYVHTGDFRFSGSMKSDPFLCEFVGSDAIFLDTTYCNPKFVFPLQEESVNYVASLIETVGGEYKSSMKNVLFLVATYVIGKEKILLEIARRCNRKVHVDAQKMAVLRVLGYGESGVFTEDECESDVHVVGWNVLGETWPYFRPNFVKMKEIMVEKGYSKVVGFVPTGWTYEVKRNKFSVRSKDSFEIHLVPYSEHSNYDELREYVRFLKPKHVIPTVGLDVEKLDSKHASKMQKHFAGLVDEMANKKEFLRGFLLGSIEVGDNVENESNNGPIEGLDQEKEAMPSDKDTVHMELSSSLQEPDPQNPMVLNDEEVEKIIQELRDCLPTWVTQEQMLDLIGSSGGDIVESVSNFYERETEFHDQVISSTIAVSESQTSSLCDSGSLPKGGSVKSIPYGSTDVPSSQEYISLKPRNVIKSEISPGKRARNTNNKVNKRVKLNSKLDSRGPKQLAITKFFSKVLPDVQETLEIGSMDEQNLKDESLPHDDTKSYRDEIDQFLQIIDGTESLESYAATILRKTNGDINEALNIYYCNREVRSGKNEAGLVVDSGKMKPTADSSVEVSLQENVKTTVLSLPPEKYNPTEDACWSCGQRAPYLHLARTFDLLEDEKGKIKATSMLCNMFRSLLALSPEDVLPSVYLCTNKIAADHENVELNIGGSLVTSALEDACGTSRSKIREMYNELGDLGDVAQACRQTQKLLAPPSPLLIKDVFFALQKISVQTGSGSTGRKKSLIVNLMRSCREKEMKFLVRTLVRNLRIGAMMKTVLPALAQAVVMNSSHNFNHEGAVQSLKDRLQLHSAAVVEAYNVLPNLDLVVPSLMDKGIGFSSSTLSMVPGIPIKPMLAKITNGVQQALKLLGNKALTCEYKYDGQRAQIHKLVDGSVRVFSRNGDESTSRFPDLIKIINESCKPDAVTFILDAEVVAIDRKNGLKLMSFQELSSRGRGSRDTSITLDSIKVDICVFVFDIMFANGQQLLGFPLRKRRKYLKDMFYDEKLGYFEYAKEMTVEADDACLTSEATLTKINCFLENAFLSSCEGIMVKSLDVDAGYSPSKRTDTWSSETTWKDQMTLLI from the exons AtggcctcctcctcctcctccacaaccaaaacccaaaccctTGATTCCACCCGCCTCTTCCTCACTGCCCTCGCCACCTTTTCCCACCAACCCAACCCTCCCCAGCTCTCTTTCCCTCCAATTCCCTCCACATTCCCTCACTCCAAACTCATCCCCAAAACCCGTTTCTCCGTCGATGCATTTCGCCACGCAGGCGATCACTCCGTCTCCTACTTCCTCTCCCATTTCCACTCCGATCACTATGGCGGCCTCTCCCCCAATTGGGCTAAAGGCGTTGTCTTTTGTTCACAGACCACCGCTCGTCTTCTCAACGAGGTGCTCAAAGTCTCTTCGCTTTTCGTGGTCGCTTTGCCGCTCGACGAAGCAGTGGTAATAGATGGCTGTGAGGTTGTGCTTATTGACGCGAATCACTGTCCGGGTGCGGTTCAATTCTTGTTTAAAGTTCCGGGTTTGAATGGAAAGTTTGAGAGGTACGTTCATACTGGCGATTTTCGGTTTTCTGGTTCGATGAAGTCAGACCCTTTTTTGTGTGAATTTGTGGGTTCGGATGCGATTTTCTTGGACACCACCTATTGTAATCCGAAGTTTGTGTTTCCACTGCAAGAAGAATCTGTTAATTATGTTGCTAGTTTGATAGAAACAGTAGGGGGTGAATATAAAAGTTCTATGAaaaatgttttgtttcttgtagCTACTTATGTTATTGGGAAAGAGAAGATTTTGCTGGAAATTGCTCGTAGGTGTAATCGTAAAGTACATGTGGATGCCCAAAAAATGGCGGTGTTGCGTGTTTTGGGCTACGGAGAGAGTGGGGTATTTACAGAGGATGAGTGCGAAAGTGATGTACATGTTGTTGGGTGGAATGTCTTGGGCGAGACTTGGCCATATTTTAGGCCTAATTTTGTGAAAATGAAGGAGATAATGGTTGAGAAAGGGTACTCTAAGGTTGTGGGTTTTGTTCCTACTGGTTGGACTTATGAAGTGAAGCGTAACAAGTTTTCAGTGAGGTCAAAGGATTCGTTTGAGATCCATCTTGTACCGTATAGTGAACATTCTAACTATGATGAACTTAGGGAATATGTGAGGTTTTTGAAACCAAAGCATGTTATTCCTACGGTGGGCTTGGATGTTGAAAAGCTTGATAGTAAGCATGCCAGTAAAATGCAAAAGCATTTTGCTGGGTTAGTCGATGAAATGGCAAACAAGAAAGAGTTCTTGAGGGGCTTTCTTCTTGGATCCATAGAAGTTGGTGACAATGTTGAAAATGAGTCCAACAATGGTCCTATTGAAGGGCTGGATCAAGAGAAAGAGGCAATGCCATCTGATAAGGATACTGTGCACATGGAATTATCATCTTCTCTACAAGAACCTGATCCACAAAATCCAATGGTATTAAATGATGAAGAAGTAGAGAAAATCATTCAAGAACTTCGTGATTGTTTGCCCACATGGGTCACTCAAGAGCAGATGTTAGATCTGATTGGAAGCTCAGGAGGGGACATTGTTGAATCAGTTTCCAATTTTTACGAACGCGAAACAGAATTTCATGATCAAGTAATTTCTTCTACAATTGCTGTTTCTGAATCCCAGACCAGCTCACTTTGTGACTCTGGATCACTCCCAAAAGGAGGTTCTGTTAAGAGCATTCCATATGGAAGTACTGACGTTCCTTCAAGTCAAGAATATATCTCACTGAAGCCAAGGAATGTAATTAAAAGTGAAATTTCTCCTGGAAAAAGGGCGAGAAACACTAATAATAAGGTAAACAAAAGGGTTAAATTAAATTCCAAATTGGATTCACGTGGGCCAAAGCAACTGGCAATAACAAAGTTTTTTAGTAAAGTTTTGCCTGATGTTCAAGAAACTCTGGAGATTGGATCAATGGATGAACAAAACCTTAAAGATGAAAGTTTGCCCCATGATGACACCAAATCATACAGAGATGAGATAGATCAGTTTCTTCAGATAATAGATGGTACTGAATCATTAGAAAGCTATGCTGCCACCATTCTGAGGAAGACAAATGGAGATATCAATGAGGCGCTGAATATATATTACTGTAATCGCGAGGTTAGGTCTGGTAAAAATGAAGCAGGGTTGGTGGTTGATTCAGGGAAAATGAAGCCAACAGCTGATTCATCTGTGGAGGTATCATTACAAGAGAATGTAAAAACAACTGTTCTGTCATTACCACCAGAAAAATACAATCCTACAGAAGATG CGTGCTGGAGCTGTGGACAGCGCGCTCCATATTTACATCTTGCACGAACTTTTGACTTACTTGAGGATGAAAAAGGCAAGATAAAAGCTACTTCTATGCTCTGCAATATGTTCAGAAG TTTGCTTGCCTTGTCTCCTGAGGATGTGCTGCCTTCAGTGTATTTGTGCACAAATAAGATTGCTGCAGACCATGAAAATGTG GAGCTAAACATTGGTGGAAGTTTGGTCACATCAGCACTGGAAGATGCATGTGGCACAAGCCGATCCAAAATAAGGGAGATGTACAATGAGTTGGGTGATCTAG GTGATGTGGCTCAAGCATGCCGGCAGACACAGAAGCTACTTGCCCCTCCTTCACCGCTTCTAATAAAAGACGTATTTTTCGCACTCCAAAAGATAAG TGTACAAACAGGTAGTGGGAGCACTGGTCGAAAGAAAAGCCTCATTGTGAATCTCATGCGCTCTTGtagagagaaagaaatgaagtttCTTGTTAGAACTTTG GTTAGGAATTTGCGGATTGGAGCAATGATGAAAACTGTTCTACCTGCTCTGGCTCAAGCTGTTGTCATGAATTCCTCTCATAACTTCAATCATGAAGGAGCAGTACAAAGTTTGAAAGATAGGCTTcag CTCCATTCAGCAGCTGTGGTCGAAGCATACAATGTACTGCCCAATTTG GATTTGGTCGTTCCTTCTCTCATGGACAAAGGCATTGGATTCTCTTCATCAACTTTGTCAATGGTTCCAGGAATACCTATTAAGCCAATGCTTGCAAA AATCACAAATGGTGTTCAGCAAGCACTAAAGCTCTTAGGAAATAAAGCTTTGACCTGTGAATACAA ATACGATGGTCAGCGTgcccaaattcacaaattagTTGATGGGTCTGTGCGTGTTTTTTCACGAAATGGGGACGAATCAACGTCAAGATTTCCAGATCTGATCAAGATAATTAATGAATCTTGTAAGCCTGATGCAGTCACTTTCATACTAGATGCGGAG GTGGTTGCAATTGATAGGAAGAATGGTCTGAAGCTAATGTCTTTCCAAGAGTTGTCTTCACGTGGGAGAGGGAGCAGAGATACATCAATTACATTGGATAGCATAAAG GTTGACATTTGTGTATTTGTCTTTGATATCATGTTCGCCAATGGACAGCA GTTGTTGGGCTTTCCTCTACGGAAAAGACGAAAAT ATTTGAAAGATATGTTTTATGATGAGAAGTTGGGTTATTTTGAGTATGCCAAGGAAATGACA GTCGAAGCAGATGATGCTTGTTTAACCAGTGAAGCGACGTTAACGAAGATCAACTGTTTTCTCGAAAATGCATTCCTCTCCTCATGTGAAGGGATTATGGTTAAATCTTTAGATGTTGACGCTGGATATTCTCCATCAAAGCGTACAGATACATG GTCAAGCGAGACTACATGGAAGGATCAAATGACTCTCTTGATTTAG